One region of Mucilaginibacter gotjawali genomic DNA includes:
- a CDS encoding TlpA disulfide reductase family protein, which produces MGWAQAGKYTIDGTLGSFNKPAKIYLRTYINEKEATDSVILKNGTFHFDGTVGAEPVSAYLIFNEKGTGAKFTENNYKEIYIEQGALKVNGYDFIANAKIEGSKTNADNDRYNALLKPTNDAYAVLAAKRKAAKPEELQTEAFQKENSRAEKAIDDQSAEINKKFVQDNPDSYISLSALEMYAYGADYADIAPLYNSLSARLKQTDAGKKFGDRLPKIKAVALGAIAPEFTEADSSGTMVSLSSFRGKYVLVDFWASWCGPCRRENPNIVRAYNHYKDQKFTILGVSLDQPNGKKNWLTAVKKDGLNWTQVSDLKGWSSKDADLYAVRGIPQNFLLDPDGKIIAKTLTGEELEAKLAEIFAKSNTGK; this is translated from the coding sequence ATGGGATGGGCACAAGCCGGTAAATACACCATAGACGGCACTTTGGGATCGTTTAACAAGCCTGCCAAAATATATTTACGCACCTATATTAATGAAAAGGAGGCGACCGATTCAGTAATCCTTAAAAACGGCACCTTCCATTTCGATGGCACCGTTGGGGCAGAACCTGTTAGTGCATACCTGATATTTAATGAAAAAGGCACCGGCGCAAAGTTTACTGAAAACAACTACAAGGAAATTTATATTGAACAGGGCGCTTTAAAAGTAAACGGTTATGATTTTATTGCTAACGCGAAAATTGAGGGCTCAAAAACCAACGCAGATAATGATCGGTATAACGCGCTGTTAAAACCGACTAACGACGCCTACGCTGTCCTGGCAGCAAAGCGAAAGGCAGCGAAACCAGAGGAATTGCAAACTGAGGCTTTTCAAAAAGAAAACAGCAGGGCCGAAAAAGCGATTGATGATCAAAGCGCCGAAATCAATAAAAAATTCGTGCAGGATAATCCGGATTCGTATATCAGCTTATCTGCGCTGGAAATGTATGCCTATGGCGCCGATTATGCTGACATTGCGCCCTTGTACAACAGTTTATCTGCCAGGTTAAAACAGACTGATGCAGGTAAGAAGTTTGGCGACAGGCTGCCAAAAATTAAAGCGGTGGCCCTGGGCGCCATCGCTCCTGAATTTACCGAGGCCGACAGCAGCGGCACTATGGTCAGCCTGTCTTCCTTCAGGGGTAAATATGTATTGGTTGATTTTTGGGCATCGTGGTGCGGGCCCTGCCGCCGTGAAAACCCCAATATTGTAAGGGCGTATAATCATTATAAGGATCAGAAATTTACTATTCTCGGTGTATCTTTAGATCAGCCAAATGGCAAAAAGAATTGGCTCACTGCCGTTAAAAAAGACGGGCTTAACTGGACCCAGGTGTCGGATCTGAAAGGTTGGAGCAGCAAAGACGCCGATCTTTATGCTGTAAGGGGAATACCGCAAAACTTTTTGCTAGACCCGGACGGGAAGATCATTGCCAAAACCCTTACAGGTGAAGAACTGGAAGCTAAATTAGCGGAGATTTTTGCCAAGTCAAATACAGGTAAATAG
- a CDS encoding TlpA disulfide reductase family protein has translation MKKLFLYISLFLPVALFAQDPQAFVIKGKIGTLNAPAKVYLAYQVGATKVIDSAVITNGVFTFSGNVLNPTNASMLLDHKGTGITKTDSTSDILNFYIEKGEIVITSPDSAYKAVVTGSKINDDSKRLIGQLKPINDRANALNAEKKRASEAQLNSADFQNKMETRFKELQIEQKAVIKMFILSNPNSYLSILALYSVGGPSPDPGELDTLYNSLSPELKNMEAAKVFKTQLDALRHTSVGVMAPDFTQNDVNGVPVKLSSFRGKYVLLDFWASWCGPCREENPNVVKAYNKYKDKNFTILSVSLDKPEGRNSWLSAIKTDGLSWTQVSDLKFWNNEAATLYSITSIPSNFLIDPNGKIVAKDLRGGDLENMLDQVLGK, from the coding sequence ATGAAGAAACTGTTTTTATATATTTCCCTGTTTTTACCTGTCGCGCTATTTGCACAGGATCCGCAAGCTTTTGTAATAAAAGGCAAAATAGGTACCCTGAATGCACCAGCGAAAGTTTATTTAGCCTACCAGGTTGGCGCCACCAAGGTGATTGACTCCGCAGTGATTACGAACGGTGTCTTCACTTTTAGCGGAAATGTATTGAACCCAACCAATGCTTCCATGCTGCTTGACCACAAAGGAACCGGCATTACCAAAACAGACAGCACTTCGGATATTTTGAATTTTTATATTGAAAAGGGCGAAATAGTGATTACCAGCCCGGACTCGGCCTATAAAGCTGTTGTTACAGGTTCAAAAATAAATGATGACAGTAAAAGGCTGATCGGCCAACTTAAACCGATAAATGACAGGGCCAATGCTTTAAATGCCGAGAAAAAGCGCGCTTCGGAAGCACAATTAAATTCTGCGGATTTCCAAAATAAGATGGAGACGAGATTTAAAGAATTGCAGATAGAACAAAAAGCAGTGATCAAGATGTTCATTTTATCCAATCCGAACAGTTATTTAAGCATACTGGCCCTATATTCGGTAGGCGGGCCTTCACCCGATCCGGGTGAGCTGGATACTTTGTATAATTCACTCTCGCCCGAATTAAAAAACATGGAAGCCGCAAAGGTTTTTAAAACACAGCTTGATGCTTTAAGACACACTTCGGTGGGTGTTATGGCACCAGATTTTACCCAAAACGATGTGAATGGCGTGCCTGTAAAACTATCATCTTTCAGGGGTAAATATGTATTGCTTGATTTTTGGGCATCATGGTGTGGCCCATGCCGTGAAGAAAACCCGAATGTGGTAAAGGCATACAATAAATATAAGGATAAAAACTTCACCATTTTAAGTGTGTCCCTGGATAAACCTGAAGGCAGGAACAGTTGGCTGTCGGCTATTAAAACTGATGGCTTAAGCTGGACCCAGGTATCCGACCTCAAATTTTGGAACAACGAAGCGGCAACGCTTTATTCCATCACTTCTATCCCTTCAAATTTCCTGATAGACCCCAATGGGAAGATCGTTGCAAAAGATCTTCGCGGGGGCGACCTGGAGAACATGCTGGACCAGGTTTTGGGGAAATGA